Proteins from a genomic interval of Haloferax marinisediminis:
- a CDS encoding ABC transporter ATP-binding protein gives MATSIHLDTVRKEFRTLGNTHVAVDDLSLDIPEGSFTTFVGPSGCGKTTTLRMLAGLETPTSGTVSFGEEDVTDLPPQERNVSMVFQSIALYPHMSVRENIGYGLKIHGVPKSERDERIDEAAEVLQIEQQLEKMPSELSGGQQQRVALGGAFVQDPDVLLLDEPMSDLDAKLKSDLRVEIQRLHQELDTTVVYVTHDQTEAMTMSDQVVLLREGELAQVDPPKRLFDYPNSEYVAQFIGMPSTNVVECTVTQQDGVTSLEGPGMTVPLPASVDTPASSYVRLGIRPQYLDVGTSGPCTLTVDVEVIETLGTESVVHGRLADGTNFDVVSDAVDDVAAGDQLNVSFDISDAFVFGDDGKTILFGTEHADDTSVSRSTGGVV, from the coding sequence ATGGCAACTAGCATTCACTTAGACACCGTCAGAAAGGAGTTTCGCACCCTCGGAAACACTCACGTCGCCGTTGACGACCTCTCGCTCGACATCCCTGAAGGCTCGTTTACCACCTTCGTCGGGCCATCGGGTTGTGGTAAGACGACGACACTCCGCATGTTAGCAGGGTTGGAGACGCCGACATCCGGCACTGTGTCTTTCGGTGAGGAGGATGTGACCGACCTCCCGCCACAAGAACGCAACGTGTCGATGGTGTTCCAGTCAATCGCGCTCTATCCGCATATGTCCGTCCGCGAGAACATCGGATACGGCCTGAAGATACACGGCGTTCCCAAATCCGAGCGCGACGAGCGAATTGATGAGGCAGCAGAGGTCCTCCAAATCGAACAGCAACTGGAGAAGATGCCATCAGAACTCTCTGGCGGTCAGCAACAGCGTGTTGCGCTCGGCGGTGCGTTTGTGCAAGATCCAGACGTACTCCTCTTAGACGAGCCGATGTCAGACCTCGACGCGAAACTCAAATCCGACCTTCGCGTTGAAATTCAGCGACTCCATCAAGAACTCGACACGACGGTCGTCTACGTCACGCACGACCAGACCGAAGCGATGACGATGAGCGACCAAGTCGTCCTCCTTCGAGAAGGTGAACTTGCACAAGTCGACCCACCCAAACGGTTGTTCGACTACCCCAACTCAGAGTACGTTGCACAGTTCATCGGCATGCCATCGACGAACGTCGTCGAATGTACAGTCACCCAGCAAGACGGTGTGACCTCGCTCGAGGGGCCCGGAATGACGGTTCCACTCCCTGCGAGTGTCGACACCCCTGCCTCGAGTTACGTCAGACTAGGTATTCGACCCCAGTATCTCGACGTTGGAACGTCGGGTCCGTGTACGCTCACAGTCGATGTCGAAGTCATCGAGACGCTCGGGACAGAGTCCGTTGTCCACGGTCGACTTGCCGACGGAACCAACTTCGACGTCGTTAGCGACGCAGTCGACGACGTCGCTGCTGGTGACCAACTCAACGTCTCGTTCGACATCTCAGATGCGTTTGTCTTTGGTGACGACGGAAAGACGATTCTCTTCGGGACAGAGCATGCCGATGACACGTCAGTCTCTCGGTCGACGGGAGGAGTCGTCTAA